Proteins from a genomic interval of Pantoea deleyi:
- the tsaD gene encoding tRNA (adenosine(37)-N6)-threonylcarbamoyltransferase complex transferase subunit TsaD has translation MRILGIETSCDETGIAIYDDEAGLLANQLYSQVKLHADYGGVVPELASRDHVRKTVPLIQAALKEANLTPQQIDAVAYTAGPGLVGALLVGATIGRALAFAWKVPAVPVHHMEGHLLAPMLEENPPEFPFVALLVSGGHTQLIGVTGVGEYELLGESIDDAAGEAFDKTAKLLGLDYPGGPMLSKMAQQGTAGRFTFPRPMTDRPGLDFSFSGLKTFAANTIRANPDDEQTRADIARAFEDAVVDTLSIKCKRALDQTGFKRLVIAGGVSANRTLREQMAVMMQKRGGEVFYARPAFCTDNGAMIAYAGMVRLKGGTRGELSVSVRPRWPLAELPAI, from the coding sequence ATGCGAATTCTGGGTATTGAAACATCGTGCGATGAAACCGGCATCGCAATCTATGACGATGAGGCCGGATTACTGGCAAACCAACTCTACAGCCAGGTAAAACTGCATGCCGACTACGGCGGTGTGGTGCCGGAACTGGCCTCACGTGATCACGTGCGGAAAACCGTGCCGCTGATTCAGGCGGCGCTGAAAGAGGCGAATCTGACGCCGCAGCAGATCGACGCGGTGGCGTACACCGCCGGGCCGGGGCTGGTCGGTGCGCTGCTGGTCGGCGCAACCATTGGCCGCGCGCTGGCGTTTGCCTGGAAAGTGCCTGCCGTGCCGGTTCACCATATGGAAGGCCACCTGCTGGCGCCGATGCTGGAAGAGAATCCACCGGAATTTCCGTTTGTGGCGCTGCTGGTGTCGGGCGGACATACACAGCTGATTGGCGTCACCGGCGTCGGTGAATATGAACTGCTGGGCGAATCGATCGACGATGCTGCGGGTGAAGCGTTCGACAAAACGGCGAAGCTGCTGGGGCTGGATTATCCGGGCGGGCCGATGCTGTCGAAGATGGCGCAGCAGGGGACGGCAGGGCGCTTTACCTTCCCGCGCCCGATGACCGACCGTCCGGGGCTGGATTTCAGCTTCTCCGGCCTGAAAACCTTTGCCGCCAATACCATCCGCGCCAATCCTGACGACGAGCAGACCCGCGCAGACATCGCCCGCGCCTTTGAAGATGCGGTGGTGGATACGCTGTCGATCAAGTGTAAGCGTGCGCTGGATCAGACCGGCTTTAAGCGTCTGGTGATTGCGGGAGGCGTCAGCGCCAACCGCACGCTGCGTGAGCAGATGGCGGTCATGATGCAGAAGCGTGGCGGTGAAGTCTTCTACGCCCGTCCGGCGTTCTGTACCGATAACGGTGCGATGATCGCGTATGCGGGCATGGTGCGGTTAAAAGGCGGTACGCGCGGCGAGCTGAGTGTCAGTGTGCGACCACGCTGGCCGCTGGCAGAACTGCCTGCTATCTGA
- a CDS encoding multifunctional CCA addition/repair protein yields MKTFLVGGAVRDALLNLPVTDKDWVVTGATPEAMLEQGYQQVGRDFPVFLHPKSREEYALARTERKNGKGYTGFVTWSAPDVTLEQDLQRRDLTINAIAQDENGDLVDPYHGQRDMALRLLRHVSDAFSEDPLRVLRVARFAARFAHLNFRIAPETQQLMQQMAESGELSNLTAERVWKETEKALGSRNPQVYFQVLRDCGALKVLFPELDNLFGVPAPIRWHPEIDTGVHTLMTLAMAAALSGEIDVRFATLFHDVGKALTPPALWPSHHGHGLAGVPLVAALCQRLRVPNAMRDLALIVTEFHDIVHTIERQSPASLVGLFDRIDAWRKPQRVEQMALTSEADARGRAGLESMAYPQGDYLRRAFALAQAVPTKAVIEAGFKGAEVREELTRRRITAVAQGLAFGQPD; encoded by the coding sequence GTGAAGACGTTTTTAGTTGGCGGTGCGGTGCGCGATGCGCTGCTGAATCTGCCCGTGACAGACAAAGACTGGGTGGTGACGGGCGCCACGCCTGAGGCCATGCTTGAGCAGGGCTACCAGCAGGTCGGTCGTGATTTTCCCGTTTTCCTGCATCCCAAAAGCCGCGAAGAGTATGCGCTGGCGCGGACCGAGCGGAAAAACGGGAAAGGCTACACCGGGTTTGTGACCTGGTCTGCGCCCGACGTGACGCTGGAGCAGGACCTGCAGCGCCGCGATCTGACCATCAATGCGATCGCGCAGGATGAAAACGGCGACCTGGTCGATCCTTATCATGGCCAGCGCGACATGGCGCTGCGCCTGCTGCGCCACGTCTCTGACGCCTTCAGCGAAGATCCGCTGCGGGTGCTGCGGGTCGCCCGCTTTGCCGCGCGCTTTGCTCACCTTAACTTCCGTATCGCCCCGGAAACCCAGCAGCTGATGCAGCAGATGGCCGAGAGCGGCGAGCTGTCGAATCTCACTGCGGAACGGGTCTGGAAAGAGACGGAAAAGGCGCTCGGCAGCCGCAATCCGCAGGTCTATTTTCAGGTGCTGCGGGACTGCGGTGCGCTGAAGGTGCTCTTCCCGGAGCTGGATAACCTGTTTGGCGTGCCTGCGCCGATCCGCTGGCATCCGGAGATCGATACCGGCGTACACACGCTGATGACGCTCGCGATGGCGGCCGCCCTCTCCGGGGAGATTGATGTGCGCTTCGCCACGCTGTTCCATGATGTCGGCAAGGCGCTGACGCCGCCCGCGCTGTGGCCCAGCCATCACGGTCACGGTCTGGCCGGCGTGCCGCTGGTCGCGGCGCTCTGCCAGCGGCTGCGCGTGCCGAATGCGATGCGTGACCTGGCGCTGATCGTCACCGAGTTTCACGACATCGTGCACACCATTGAGCGGCAATCTCCGGCGTCGCTGGTGGGGCTGTTTGACCGGATCGATGCCTGGCGTAAGCCGCAGCGTGTTGAGCAGATGGCGCTGACCAGCGAAGCGGATGCGCGCGGACGCGCCGGACTGGAGAGCATGGCCTATCCGCAGGGCGACTATCTGCGACGGGCGTTTGCCCTGGCTCAGGCGGTGCCGACGAAAGCGGTGATCGAGGCGGGCTTCAAAGGGGCGGAAGTTCGGGAGGAGTTAACGCGACGGCGCATAACGGCCGTTGCGCAGGGTCTGGCGTTCGGGCAACCTGACTAG
- a CDS encoding inorganic triphosphatase, producing the protein MTIEIELKFIATSQAAGKLAERLSTLPHQHQAARELTNIYFETDDNQLRRWDMGLRIRGVDQRYEMTLKAAGQTLGGLHQRPEYNVDLSEPVLDIARLPEAIWPPGTDVAALQQRLQPLFTTHFQREVWLITSGNSDIEVAFDQGEVTAGELSEPLCEIELELKRGERQDLLAFAQDLVALGGLRMGNLSKAARGYQLAQGNPPRQIVAFPLLKAGAKATVEQGMIAAMSAGLQHWQYHEEVWLRGNAAAQDAVREALDLLRQAFSLFGALVPRKASSALRQQLTTLEETLVNEEQEASAFCLSSLSVETQLALTHWLAESQWRQWVDAKGEAKLQGSFKRFSDIMLSRVNADLRETFATVRQPNEYQDKATRLARQLLTVHLLAGSYPAEIVMAWLEPWQQLLSAIHEKQLSGLAWLATQALKQSPFWLTSGAGR; encoded by the coding sequence ATGACCATCGAAATCGAACTAAAGTTCATTGCAACATCACAGGCAGCCGGGAAACTGGCTGAACGACTCTCCACGCTGCCGCATCAGCATCAGGCTGCGCGCGAGCTGACCAACATCTATTTCGAAACCGACGATAACCAGCTGCGGCGCTGGGATATGGGATTACGCATCCGTGGCGTTGACCAGCGTTATGAGATGACGCTGAAAGCGGCGGGGCAGACGCTCGGCGGACTGCATCAGCGCCCGGAATATAATGTCGATCTCAGCGAGCCGGTGCTGGACATCGCGCGCCTGCCCGAGGCGATCTGGCCACCGGGCACCGACGTCGCGGCGCTGCAGCAGCGTTTACAGCCGCTGTTCACCACCCACTTTCAGCGCGAAGTCTGGCTGATTACCAGCGGCAACAGCGACATCGAAGTGGCCTTTGATCAGGGCGAAGTGACGGCGGGCGAGCTGAGCGAACCGCTGTGCGAGATCGAACTGGAGCTGAAACGCGGCGAACGCCAGGATCTGCTGGCTTTTGCGCAGGATCTGGTGGCGCTGGGTGGGCTGCGTATGGGGAACCTGAGCAAGGCGGCCCGCGGCTATCAGCTGGCGCAGGGCAATCCGCCGCGCCAGATAGTGGCGTTTCCGCTGCTGAAGGCGGGTGCCAAAGCTACCGTCGAACAGGGCATGATCGCTGCGATGTCGGCGGGTCTCCAGCACTGGCAGTATCATGAAGAGGTCTGGCTGCGTGGCAATGCGGCGGCGCAGGATGCGGTGCGTGAAGCGCTGGATCTGCTGCGCCAGGCGTTCAGCCTGTTCGGTGCGCTGGTGCCACGCAAAGCCAGCAGCGCGCTGCGTCAGCAGCTGACCACCCTGGAAGAGACGCTGGTAAATGAAGAGCAGGAGGCGTCCGCGTTCTGCTTATCTTCTCTGTCGGTAGAGACGCAGCTGGCGCTGACGCACTGGCTGGCTGAATCGCAGTGGCGTCAGTGGGTTGACGCCAAAGGCGAGGCCAAGCTGCAGGGCTCCTTCAAGCGCTTCAGCGACATTATGCTGAGCCGCGTCAATGCCGATCTGCGCGAGACCTTCGCTACGGTCAGGCAGCCAAACGAATATCAGGATAAGGCGACCCGGCTGGCGCGTCAGCTGCTGACGGTGCATCTGCTGGCCGGATCCTATCCCGCCGAAATCGTGATGGCCTGGCTCGAACCCTGGCAGCAACTGCTTTCCGCCATCCACGAGAAGCAGTTGTCCGGTTTAGCCTGGCTGGCCACGCAGGCGCTGAAACAGTCACCATTCTGGCTCACCAGCGGCGCTGGCCGCTGA
- the rpsU gene encoding 30S ribosomal protein S21: MPVIKVRENEPFDVALRRFKRSCEKAGVLAEVRRREFYEKPTTERKRAKASAVKRHAKKLARENARRTRLY; encoded by the coding sequence ATGCCGGTAATTAAAGTACGTGAAAACGAGCCATTTGACGTAGCACTGCGTCGCTTCAAGCGTTCTTGCGAGAAAGCAGGCGTTCTGGCTGAAGTTCGTCGTCGTGAGTTCTATGAAAAACCGACTACCGAACGTAAGCGCGCTAAAGCGTCAGCAGTTAAGCGTCACGCCAAGAAACTGGCTCGCGAAAACGCACGCCGCACTCGTCTGTACTAA
- a CDS encoding TIGR04211 family SH3 domain-containing protein, whose amino-acid sequence MKKITLAGLTLLALSTLAPAHADEKRYVSDELSTWVRSGPGDQFRLLGKLNAGEEVQLLQTNNDTHYGQIRDSEGRTTWIPLSQLSASPSLRTRVPQLEQQVKDLTAKLDNIDNSWNQRTAEMQNKVASSDGVINGLKGENQKLKNELIVAQKKVSAANVQLDDKQRTIIMQWFMYGGGVLGVGLLLGLLLPHMLPRRKKSDRWMN is encoded by the coding sequence ATGAAAAAAATCACACTTGCTGGACTCACTTTGCTGGCCCTCAGCACCCTTGCACCTGCCCATGCCGACGAAAAACGCTACGTTTCTGATGAACTCTCGACCTGGGTCCGCAGCGGGCCGGGCGACCAGTTTCGCCTGCTCGGTAAGCTGAACGCCGGGGAAGAGGTGCAGCTGCTGCAGACCAACAATGACACGCATTATGGCCAGATCCGTGATTCAGAAGGCCGCACGACCTGGATCCCGCTCTCCCAGCTCAGCGCCAGTCCGAGCCTGCGTACCCGTGTGCCGCAGCTTGAGCAGCAGGTCAAAGACCTGACGGCGAAACTGGATAACATCGACAACAGCTGGAACCAGCGCACCGCAGAAATGCAGAACAAAGTCGCCAGCAGCGATGGCGTGATCAACGGCCTGAAAGGCGAAAACCAGAAGCTGAAAAATGAGCTGATCGTGGCGCAGAAGAAAGTCAGCGCGGCGAACGTTCAGCTGGATGACAAGCAGCGCACCATCATCATGCAGTGGTTTATGTATGGCGGCGGCGTGCTGGGCGTCGGCCTGCTGCTGGGCCTGTTGCTGCCGCACATGCTGCCGCGTCGCAAGAAAAGCGATCGCTGGATGAACTGA
- the folB gene encoding bifunctional dihydroneopterin aldolase/7,8-dihydroneopterin epimerase → MDIVFIEQLTVFTTIGVYDWEQGIQQKLVLDVEMAWDNRQAARSDDVSDCLSYADVASAILTHLNGSRFALVERVAEEIADLLMNRFSSPGVRIKVSKPGAVAQAAQVGVRIERGTIPK, encoded by the coding sequence ATGGATATCGTATTTATAGAACAACTCACGGTGTTCACCACCATTGGCGTTTACGACTGGGAACAGGGCATCCAGCAGAAGCTGGTGCTCGATGTCGAAATGGCCTGGGATAACCGTCAGGCGGCCCGCAGCGACGACGTCAGCGACTGCCTCAGCTATGCCGATGTCGCATCGGCGATCCTGACCCATCTGAACGGCAGCCGTTTTGCGCTGGTGGAGCGGGTCGCTGAAGAAATCGCGGATCTGTTGATGAACCGTTTCAGTTCGCCTGGCGTGCGTATAAAGGTCAGCAAACCGGGCGCGGTGGCCCAGGCGGCGCAGGTTGGCGTGCGAATTGAGCGCGGGACTATTCCTAAATAA
- the dnaG gene encoding DNA primase — protein MAGRIPRVFINDLLARTDIVDLIDARVKLKKQGKNFHACCPFHNEKTPSFTVNGEKQFYHCFGCGAHGNAIDFLMNFDRLEFVETIEELATSHGLDVPYEAGSGPSQMERHQRQSLYQLMESLNGFYQQGLQQSSAQPARDYLDRRGLSADVISHFAIGYAPAGWDNVLKRFGKQTEDRESLMEAGMLVSNDKGRTYDRFRDRIMFPIRDKRGRVIGFGGRVLSNETPKYLNSPETPIFHKGRQLYGLYEAVKNHPEPARLLVVEGYMDVVALAQYGIDYAVASLGTSTTAEHIQLLFRSTDTVICCYDGDRAGREAAWRALETALPYMNDGRQLRFMFLPDGEDPDTLVRKEGKAAFEARMEQAMPLSSFLFDSLLPQVDLSSRDGKARLSTLALPLITQIPGETLRIYMRQELGNKLGILDDNQLEKLMPKQAASGAAPVAPPLKRTTMRVLIALLVQNPQLASMVPSLDGLSESKMPGLPLFIELVGRCNENPGLTTGQLLELYRGTNFSQTLETLAIWNHMIVDEEAEAVFQDSLASIYDSALEERLEFLIARERIQGLTADERRELWTLSQAFARK, from the coding sequence ATGGCTGGACGAATTCCACGCGTATTTATCAACGATTTACTTGCCCGCACGGATATCGTGGATCTTATCGATGCCCGCGTTAAGCTGAAAAAGCAGGGTAAGAATTTCCATGCGTGCTGTCCTTTCCATAATGAAAAAACGCCCTCCTTCACCGTAAACGGCGAAAAGCAGTTCTATCACTGTTTCGGCTGTGGTGCCCACGGTAACGCTATCGACTTTTTAATGAACTTCGACCGACTGGAGTTTGTTGAAACGATTGAAGAGTTAGCCACTTCCCACGGTTTAGACGTGCCTTACGAAGCAGGCAGCGGGCCGAGCCAGATGGAACGCCATCAGCGCCAGAGCCTGTACCAGCTGATGGAGAGCCTGAACGGCTTTTATCAGCAGGGTCTGCAGCAGTCCAGCGCACAGCCTGCACGCGACTATCTCGACCGTCGCGGCCTGAGCGCCGACGTCATCAGTCATTTCGCTATCGGTTACGCGCCTGCCGGCTGGGATAACGTTCTCAAACGTTTCGGTAAGCAGACGGAAGATCGCGAGTCATTGATGGAAGCGGGCATGCTGGTCAGCAATGACAAAGGCCGGACCTATGACCGGTTTCGCGACCGCATCATGTTTCCGATTCGCGATAAGCGAGGCCGCGTCATCGGTTTTGGCGGCCGGGTACTGAGTAACGAAACGCCGAAGTATCTGAACTCGCCGGAAACACCCATTTTCCATAAAGGCCGCCAGCTCTATGGCCTTTATGAAGCGGTCAAGAACCATCCTGAACCTGCCCGCCTGCTTGTGGTTGAAGGATACATGGACGTGGTGGCGCTGGCGCAGTACGGCATAGATTATGCGGTCGCGTCCTTAGGCACCTCCACCACCGCTGAACACATTCAGTTGCTGTTTCGCAGCACCGATACGGTCATCTGCTGTTACGACGGCGACCGCGCTGGCCGCGAAGCCGCATGGCGTGCCCTTGAGACCGCATTGCCTTACATGAATGATGGTCGTCAGCTACGCTTTATGTTTTTACCCGATGGTGAAGACCCGGATACGCTGGTACGCAAAGAGGGTAAAGCCGCCTTCGAAGCGAGGATGGAGCAGGCGATGCCGCTCTCTTCGTTTTTATTTGATAGCCTGCTGCCGCAGGTGGATCTGAGCTCACGCGACGGAAAAGCGCGCCTGAGCACGCTGGCTTTACCGCTGATTACCCAGATCCCCGGCGAGACCCTGCGTATTTACATGCGTCAGGAGCTGGGGAACAAGCTGGGGATCCTCGATGACAATCAGCTTGAAAAGCTGATGCCGAAGCAGGCTGCCAGCGGTGCTGCGCCGGTCGCGCCACCGCTTAAACGGACGACCATGCGCGTGCTTATCGCCCTGCTGGTGCAGAATCCGCAGCTGGCCTCGATGGTGCCCTCGCTGGATGGCCTGTCTGAGTCGAAAATGCCGGGCCTGCCGCTCTTTATCGAGTTAGTGGGCCGTTGTAACGAGAATCCTGGATTGACCACCGGGCAGCTACTAGAGTTATATCGCGGGACAAATTTTAGTCAGACGCTTGAAACGCTGGCGATCTGGAACCACATGATAGTAGATGAGGAAGCCGAAGCGGTGTTTCAGGACTCGCTGGCCAGCATCTATGATTCTGCGCTTGAAGAGCGACTGGAGTTCCTGATTGCGCGTGAACGTATCCAGGGACTTACCGCCGATGAGCGCCGTGAGCTCTGGACGCTCAGCCAGGCGTTCGCCAGAAAATAA
- the bacA gene encoding undecaprenyl-diphosphate phosphatase: protein MADIHQLWVAAILGIVEGLTEFLPVSSTGHMIIVGHLLGFEGEKAETFEVVIQLGSILAVVVMFWRRLFGLIGIHFGEVRHEGVGTGRLSLIHILLGMIPAVVIGLVLHDQIKTLFNPINVMYALVVGGVLLLAAEFLKPKQPKAVGVDDITYRQAFMIGCFQCLALWPGFSRSGATISGGMLMGVSRYAASEFSFILAVPMMMGATVLDLYKSIGFLTMADFPMFAVGFVTAFIVAMIAIKVFLELIKRISFVSFAIYRFIVAAAVYALFM, encoded by the coding sequence ATGGCAGATATTCATCAGCTTTGGGTTGCTGCAATCCTGGGCATTGTGGAAGGGCTGACCGAGTTTTTACCGGTCTCTTCCACCGGCCACATGATTATAGTGGGTCACCTGCTGGGCTTTGAGGGTGAAAAAGCCGAGACCTTTGAAGTGGTAATCCAGTTAGGTTCGATTCTGGCCGTCGTGGTGATGTTCTGGCGTCGTCTGTTTGGCCTGATCGGCATCCATTTTGGTGAAGTCAGACACGAAGGTGTGGGTACCGGACGTCTGTCGCTGATCCACATCCTGCTGGGGATGATTCCGGCGGTGGTGATCGGTCTGGTGCTGCACGATCAGATTAAAACCCTGTTTAACCCGATTAACGTGATGTACGCCCTGGTGGTCGGTGGTGTGCTGCTGCTGGCGGCGGAATTCCTCAAGCCTAAACAGCCGAAAGCGGTAGGCGTCGATGACATCACCTATCGCCAGGCGTTTATGATTGGCTGTTTCCAGTGCCTGGCGCTGTGGCCGGGCTTCTCCCGCTCCGGTGCCACCATCTCTGGCGGGATGCTGATGGGCGTGAGCCGCTACGCCGCGTCCGAGTTCTCCTTCATCCTGGCGGTGCCGATGATGATGGGGGCCACCGTACTGGATCTCTATAAGAGTATCGGCTTCCTGACGATGGCAGACTTCCCGATGTTCGCCGTGGGCTTTGTCACGGCGTTTATCGTGGCGATGATTGCGATTAAAGTCTTCCTGGAGCTGATCAAGCGCATCTCCTTTGTCTCGTTCGCCATCTACCGCTTTATCGTGGCGGCTGCGGTTTACGCGCTCTTCATGTAA
- the plsY gene encoding glycerol-3-phosphate 1-O-acyltransferase PlsY: MSAFALGMIIFAYLCGSISSAILVCKLAGLPDPRTQGSGNPGATNVLRLGGKGAAASVLVFDVLKGMVPVWLAYLMHVTPFYLGLTAIAACLGHIYPVFFHFRGGKGVATAFGAIAPIGWDLTGLVTGTWLLTVLLSGYSSLGAIVSALIAPFYVWWFKPQFTFPVSMLSCLILLRHHDNIQRLWRGQEGKIWKRKKKSQP; this comes from the coding sequence ATGAGTGCTTTCGCGCTTGGTATGATTATTTTCGCGTATCTTTGCGGCTCGATTTCCAGTGCGATTCTGGTCTGCAAACTCGCAGGCCTGCCCGATCCCCGCACACAGGGTTCCGGTAATCCGGGCGCCACCAACGTCCTGCGTCTGGGCGGTAAAGGCGCCGCCGCCAGCGTACTCGTGTTTGATGTGCTGAAAGGGATGGTGCCGGTCTGGCTGGCGTACCTGATGCACGTGACGCCGTTCTATCTTGGTCTGACGGCGATTGCCGCCTGTCTGGGTCACATCTATCCGGTCTTCTTTCACTTCCGCGGTGGCAAAGGGGTGGCGACGGCGTTCGGTGCTATTGCGCCAATTGGCTGGGACCTGACCGGTCTGGTGACCGGCACCTGGCTGCTGACGGTGTTACTGAGTGGCTACTCCTCGCTGGGCGCGATTGTCAGCGCACTGATCGCTCCCTTCTACGTCTGGTGGTTCAAACCGCAGTTTACCTTCCCGGTGTCCATGCTCTCCTGCCTGATCCTGCTGCGTCATCACGACAATATTCAGCGGCTGTGGCGGGGACAGGAAGGCAAGATCTGGAAGCGTAAGAAGAAATCGCAGCCGTAA